From one Catellatospora sp. IY07-71 genomic stretch:
- a CDS encoding 3-deoxy-7-phosphoheptulonate synthase: MTQTNDVHVLSFEPLQPPRELLTELPLGEHRAALVQRSRQEVRDVLTGRDDRLLVVVGPCSVHDTEAAMDYARRLADAARQHQRELCVVMRVYFEKPRTTIGWKGLINDPGLDGTYDVHRGLRTARTLLLDILDLGMPVGCEFLDPTSPQYIADAVTWGAIGARTIESQVHRQLASGLSMPVGFKNTTDGGIQGAIDACEVGRNSHVFFGVDPDGRAAVVTTTGNEDCHVILRGGRSGPNYGPESVAATLALTEKAGLKHHLVIDASHGNSGKSHERQAVVADEIAAQIAEGQHGIGGVMLESFIVAGRQDLDSGEPLVYGQSVTDACMSWQTTEQTLATLAAAVTARRTH; this comes from the coding sequence ATGACCCAGACCAACGACGTACACGTGCTCTCGTTCGAGCCGCTGCAGCCGCCGCGTGAGCTGCTGACCGAGCTGCCGCTCGGCGAGCATCGCGCCGCGCTGGTGCAACGATCGCGCCAGGAGGTGCGCGACGTGCTCACCGGCCGCGACGACCGCCTGCTCGTGGTGGTCGGCCCGTGCTCGGTGCACGACACCGAGGCGGCCATGGACTACGCCCGGCGGCTCGCCGACGCGGCCCGGCAGCACCAGCGCGAGCTGTGCGTCGTGATGCGCGTCTACTTCGAGAAGCCGCGCACCACGATCGGCTGGAAGGGCCTCATCAACGACCCGGGGCTGGACGGCACCTACGACGTGCACCGGGGCCTGCGTACCGCCCGCACGCTGCTGCTCGACATCCTCGATCTCGGCATGCCCGTCGGCTGCGAGTTCCTCGACCCGACCAGCCCGCAGTACATCGCCGACGCGGTGACCTGGGGTGCGATCGGCGCCCGCACCATCGAGAGCCAGGTGCACCGGCAGCTCGCCTCCGGCCTGTCCATGCCGGTCGGCTTCAAGAACACCACCGACGGCGGCATCCAGGGCGCCATCGACGCCTGTGAGGTGGGCCGCAACAGCCACGTCTTCTTCGGCGTGGACCCCGACGGCCGCGCCGCCGTGGTCACCACCACCGGCAACGAGGACTGCCACGTGATCCTGCGCGGCGGCCGCAGCGGCCCCAACTACGGCCCCGAGTCGGTCGCCGCGACGCTGGCCCTGACCGAGAAGGCGGGCCTCAAGCACCACCTGGTGATCGACGCCAGCCACGGCAACAGCGGCAAGAGCCACGAGCGCCAGGCCGTCGTCGCCGACGAGATCGCCGCGCAGATCGCCGAGGGCCAGCACGGCATCGGCGGCGTGATGCTGGAGAGCTTCATCGTGGCCGGCCGCCAGGACCTCGACTCCGGCGAGCCCCTCGTCTACGGCCAGTCCGTCACCGACGCCTGCATGAGCTGGCAGACCACCGAGCAGACCCTGGCCACCCTCGCCGCCGCCGTCACCGCCCGCCGCACCCACTGA
- a CDS encoding GntR family transcriptional regulator, with amino-acid sequence MPTAQELPTEPLHATRTLSDNVYRWLREQIVLGKIGPNEPLVEAVIAEKLQVSRTPIRESLQRLAADGLIVSHRRRWIVRQHGRDEIVAIYEVRMALESFAARFAAQRATDAELAAIAAHCASWTGTGSNDDFVVFNDRFHHMIVEAAHNPRLARVIEQNHLYFFNDQIAAHYRPDEVAASQSEHEALVEALHTRAPDRAADLSRHHAETALDLILTRLF; translated from the coding sequence GTGCCGACCGCACAGGAACTGCCCACCGAACCGCTGCACGCCACGCGCACGCTGTCCGACAACGTCTACCGCTGGCTGCGCGAGCAGATCGTGCTCGGCAAGATCGGCCCGAACGAACCGCTGGTCGAGGCGGTCATCGCGGAGAAGCTACAGGTCAGCCGTACCCCCATCCGGGAGAGCCTGCAGCGCCTGGCCGCCGACGGCCTGATCGTCTCCCACCGCCGCCGCTGGATCGTGCGCCAGCACGGCCGGGACGAGATCGTCGCCATCTACGAGGTACGCATGGCGCTGGAGTCCTTCGCGGCCCGCTTCGCCGCCCAGCGCGCCACCGACGCCGAGTTGGCCGCCATCGCCGCACACTGCGCCAGCTGGACCGGCACCGGCAGCAACGACGACTTCGTGGTCTTCAACGACCGCTTCCACCACATGATCGTCGAGGCCGCGCACAACCCCCGCCTGGCCCGCGTCATCGAGCAGAACCACCTCTACTTCTTCAACGACCAGATCGCCGCGCACTACCGCCCCGACGAGGTCGCCGCCTCCCAGTCCGAGCACGAAGCCCTGGTCGAGGCACTCCACACCCGCGCCCCCGACCGCGCCGCCGACCTCTCCCGCCACCACGCCGAAACCGCCCTCGACCTGATCCTCACCCGCCTCTTCTGA
- a CDS encoding isoprenylcysteine carboxylmethyltransferase family protein, with the protein MRRSTAAAGSAAFFLAAPCVVAGLAPWLITGWRTAAHWWPPVRALGVLLILVGTAVVVNAFARFVTEGAGTPMPAAPPQHLVVGGLYRYVRNPMYVAILSAILGQALLFGSLPLLAYTACVFLAFVTFVHFYEEPHLRRQFGPDYDAYRREVPGWLPRLRPRSR; encoded by the coding sequence GTGCGCAGATCGACGGCGGCGGCGGGCAGCGCCGCGTTCTTCCTGGCCGCGCCGTGCGTGGTCGCGGGCCTGGCGCCCTGGCTGATCACCGGATGGCGGACCGCCGCCCACTGGTGGCCGCCGGTACGCGCCCTCGGCGTGCTGCTGATCCTGGTCGGCACCGCCGTGGTGGTGAACGCGTTCGCGCGGTTCGTGACCGAGGGCGCCGGCACCCCCATGCCCGCCGCACCGCCGCAGCACCTGGTCGTCGGCGGCCTCTACCGCTACGTCCGCAACCCGATGTACGTCGCGATCCTGTCCGCGATCCTCGGCCAGGCGCTGCTGTTCGGCAGCCTGCCGCTGCTCGCCTACACCGCCTGCGTCTTCCTGGCGTTCGTGACGTTCGTCCACTTCTACGAAGAACCACACCTCCGCCGCCAGTTCGGCCCCGACTACGACGCCTACCGCCGCGAGGTCCCCGGCTGGCTCCCCCGCCTCCGCCCAAGATCGCGTTGA
- a CDS encoding MBL fold metallo-hydrolase, protein MSYTGDVTRGGSADVRELDELTISKVSVGPHDNNAYLLRCNGTGEQLLVDAANDAPTLLALAGDPGLATVVTTHRHGDHWQALSEVVAATGATAIAHPADAGELPVKAETVEEGQTVRVGQVELEVIHLVGHTPGSIALLYRDPHGHPHLFTGDSLFPGGVGNTWGDPQAFASLLRDVETKIFDRLPDDTWFYPGHGKDSTLGRERPSLPEWRARGW, encoded by the coding sequence GTGTCCTATACCGGTGACGTGACGCGCGGCGGATCCGCCGACGTACGCGAACTCGACGAGCTGACCATCAGCAAGGTCTCGGTCGGCCCCCACGACAACAACGCCTACCTGCTGCGCTGCAACGGCACCGGCGAGCAGCTGCTCGTCGACGCGGCCAACGACGCGCCGACGCTGCTGGCCCTGGCCGGTGACCCGGGCCTGGCCACGGTGGTGACCACGCACCGGCACGGCGACCACTGGCAGGCACTGTCCGAAGTGGTCGCGGCGACCGGTGCGACCGCGATCGCCCACCCCGCCGACGCGGGCGAGCTGCCGGTGAAGGCCGAGACCGTCGAGGAGGGACAGACGGTGCGCGTCGGGCAGGTCGAGCTGGAGGTCATCCACCTGGTCGGGCACACACCCGGCTCGATCGCGCTGCTCTACCGCGACCCGCACGGGCATCCGCACCTGTTCACGGGCGATTCACTGTTCCCCGGCGGCGTGGGCAACACGTGGGGCGACCCGCAGGCGTTCGCCTCGCTGCTGCGCGACGTCGAGACGAAGATCTTCGACCGGCTGCCCGACGACACCTGGTTCTACCCCGGCCACGGCAAGGACAGCACCCTGGGCCGCGAGCGCCCGTCGCTGCCGGAGTGGCGCGCCCGCGGCTGGTGA
- a CDS encoding NAD(P)-dependent oxidoreductase, giving the protein MRVAVTGASGFVGGEVCRELRRVGHQVVGFGRRPAPPGLDGVDYRRWDLAGGPLPEAPEVDAVVHCAGTVSDWGPAREFHAVNVDGTAHVLATFPQARFVHVSTASVYDPRRPTVLAAEDEAPAGRYLNAYGESKARAERLVLAAMAQRPAIILRPHAIYGPGDPTLLPRVLSAVRGRWLPAVGDGRQRVSLTSAANLARACVLAATGPVERGVFNVTDAAPVLLDDALRAVLAARGIAARPVYLPLRAVWPLATAAELLFRLVRSPRPPRLTRYAASHLAVERTLDISAARERLGYAPAPTSFDGAASW; this is encoded by the coding sequence GTGAGGGTGGCGGTGACCGGCGCGTCCGGCTTCGTGGGTGGCGAGGTGTGCCGGGAGCTGCGCCGGGTCGGGCACCAGGTGGTCGGCTTCGGCCGCAGGCCCGCGCCGCCCGGCCTGGACGGCGTGGACTACCGGCGCTGGGACCTGGCCGGCGGGCCGCTGCCCGAAGCACCCGAGGTGGACGCGGTGGTGCACTGCGCCGGGACGGTGTCCGACTGGGGACCGGCGCGCGAGTTCCACGCGGTCAACGTGGACGGCACCGCGCACGTGCTGGCCACGTTCCCGCAGGCGCGGTTCGTGCACGTCAGCACCGCCAGCGTGTACGACCCCCGGCGTCCCACCGTGCTGGCCGCCGAGGACGAGGCACCGGCCGGGCGCTACCTCAACGCGTACGGGGAGTCGAAGGCGCGGGCGGAGCGGCTGGTGCTGGCCGCGATGGCGCAGCGGCCCGCGATCATCCTGCGCCCGCACGCGATCTACGGCCCCGGCGACCCGACGCTGCTGCCCCGGGTGCTGTCGGCGGTGCGCGGCCGGTGGCTGCCGGCCGTCGGCGACGGGCGGCAGCGGGTCAGCCTGACCTCGGCCGCCAACCTCGCCCGCGCCTGCGTGCTGGCCGCGACCGGCCCGGTCGAGCGCGGCGTCTTCAACGTCACCGACGCCGCGCCGGTGTTGCTCGACGACGCGCTGCGGGCGGTGCTCGCCGCGCGGGGCATCGCCGCCCGGCCGGTGTACCTGCCGCTGCGCGCGGTGTGGCCGCTCGCCACCGCCGCCGAGCTGCTGTTCCGGCTGGTACGCAGCCCGCGCCCGCCCCGGCTGACCCGCTACGCGGCGAGCCACCTCGCGGTGGAGCGCACGCTCGACATCAGCGCGGCGCGCGAACGGCTCGGCTACGCCCCGGCCCCGACCTCGTTCGACGGTGCCGCGAGCTGGTGA
- a CDS encoding class I adenylate-forming enzyme family protein → MSLVELVLAQAARTPDATALIAGDGTRLSYGELRRRVLAVRDGLRAAGLAPGDGVLFSVRPSLDSLVLAVAVVAAGGHVIFADPGAGPEMFSARMRLARPRWSAAESLLYAASRLAPVRAYARRRGLLLPNLSKLDVQRHVYTGRRLPGVPGGALSLSALLASPADDPVAECHLSGGSASGNAAGISSAPDAPGLLPEQRTESPDHGGDVPAAVIFTSGTTAHPRAVVHTEASLTAALELLRARVPFGPGDVVHTDQLMLGLPTLISGACWSLPPLGATPAVFLDQLRERGATHTYAVPVQLAEVLDVGPLPDSLRHVLLGSAPAPAPLLRRAVAAAPQAQVLSVYAMTEILPVAIATAAEKLAHTASGAPGDLVGVPLPGVAVRLGDDGELLLAGPNRCSGYLGDPPLDWLPTGDLARLDEQGRIVLSGRKKDMLIRGSFNLYPGLYEPAVTALPGVAEAAFIGLPDPVHGDERVVLAVVPDPSADPASLPARLRRELSDVIDHAALPDEIVLLPALPRTGRARKLDRAALRTLLQEQREAGR, encoded by the coding sequence ATGAGCCTGGTCGAACTGGTGCTGGCGCAGGCCGCGCGGACCCCGGACGCGACCGCCCTGATCGCGGGTGACGGCACCCGGCTGAGCTACGGCGAGCTGCGCCGCCGGGTGCTGGCGGTACGCGACGGGCTGCGCGCGGCCGGTCTCGCGCCCGGGGACGGGGTGCTCTTCTCCGTCCGGCCCTCGCTGGACTCGCTGGTGCTGGCCGTCGCCGTGGTCGCCGCGGGCGGGCATGTGATCTTCGCCGACCCGGGCGCGGGGCCGGAGATGTTCAGCGCCCGCATGCGGCTGGCCCGCCCGCGCTGGTCCGCCGCCGAGTCCCTGCTCTACGCGGCCAGCCGCCTCGCGCCCGTGCGCGCCTACGCCCGCCGCCGCGGCCTGCTCCTGCCGAACCTGTCCAAGCTGGACGTGCAGCGGCACGTCTACACCGGACGCCGGCTGCCCGGTGTGCCCGGTGGCGCGCTCTCGCTGAGCGCTCTGCTGGCCTCCCCCGCCGACGATCCGGTCGCCGAGTGCCACCTGTCCGGGGGCAGTGCCTCCGGGAACGCCGCCGGCATCTCTTCCGCGCCTGACGCGCCCGGCCTGCTGCCCGAGCAGCGAACGGAAAGCCCCGACCACGGCGGGGACGTCCCGGCCGCCGTCATCTTCACCTCGGGCACCACGGCACATCCGCGCGCGGTGGTGCACACCGAGGCGTCGCTGACGGCGGCGCTGGAGCTGCTGCGCGCGCGGGTGCCGTTCGGGCCGGGGGACGTGGTGCACACCGACCAGCTCATGCTCGGGCTGCCCACGCTGATCTCGGGCGCGTGCTGGTCCTTGCCGCCGCTGGGCGCGACGCCGGCCGTGTTCCTCGACCAGCTGCGCGAACGCGGCGCGACCCACACCTACGCCGTGCCGGTGCAGCTCGCCGAGGTGCTGGACGTGGGCCCGCTGCCGGACAGCCTGCGGCACGTGCTGCTCGGGTCGGCTCCGGCCCCAGCGCCGCTGCTGCGCCGGGCGGTCGCGGCGGCGCCGCAGGCGCAGGTGCTGTCGGTGTACGCGATGACCGAGATCCTGCCCGTCGCGATCGCCACCGCCGCCGAGAAGCTCGCCCACACCGCGTCGGGCGCGCCCGGCGACCTGGTCGGCGTGCCGCTGCCCGGCGTCGCGGTCCGGCTCGGCGACGACGGCGAGCTGCTGCTCGCCGGGCCCAACCGCTGCTCCGGCTACCTCGGCGACCCGCCGCTGGACTGGCTGCCCACCGGTGACCTGGCCCGGCTCGACGAGCAGGGCCGCATCGTGCTGTCCGGCCGCAAGAAGGACATGCTCATCCGCGGCTCGTTCAACCTGTACCCGGGCCTCTACGAACCCGCCGTCACCGCCCTGCCCGGCGTCGCCGAGGCGGCTTTCATCGGGCTGCCCGACCCGGTGCACGGCGATGAGCGCGTCGTGCTCGCCGTCGTGCCCGACCCGTCGGCCGACCCGGCGTCGCTGCCCGCCCGCCTCCGCCGCGAGCTGTCCGACGTCATCGACCACGCCGCGCTGCCCGACGAGATCGTGCTGCTCCCCGCCCTCCCCCGCACCGGCCGCGCCCGCAAACTCGACCGCGCCGCCCTCCGCACCCTCCTCCAGGAGCAGCGCGAGGCTGGCCGGTGA
- a CDS encoding cytochrome P450, which yields MTPEVWERRLYRRAHPLAYPLLRLLARRGPIVRVPGLGVVVNDATLAREVLLDGDTFRKDGPGASGDLWTPILGPSVLLNMEGPAHRALRGRLTELFTPAYTARLCADVLTGPLDALAARLRAGEPVDLVDTMRVLAGAVICAVIGLDADGEAAHRHMFHQGERIVAMVSLRTRTLSPAQVRRAREVLDPIGDIAARAYRSGDESTVMGRMRTLGLSEAEARGAAGAFFLTGTETVATLVPRLIALLHDAGQLDRVAADPDLLDPAIDEAMRVSTPTPVMLRSVHAPAVVGGLRVRPGERVLLATHNCCLAYGPFDLDRPQPPELRRLWFGAGPHFCIGYPLAMAEIRAVARTVLAAAPLRIVRRTAARGVLIPTYRELVVVR from the coding sequence TTGACCCCGGAGGTCTGGGAACGGCGCCTCTACCGGCGCGCGCACCCGCTGGCGTACCCGCTGCTGCGGCTGCTCGCCCGGCGCGGGCCGATCGTGCGGGTGCCCGGCCTGGGCGTGGTCGTCAACGACGCGACGCTGGCCCGGGAGGTGCTGCTCGACGGGGACACGTTCCGCAAGGACGGGCCCGGCGCGTCCGGCGACCTGTGGACCCCGATCCTCGGCCCGTCGGTGCTGCTCAACATGGAGGGCCCGGCGCACCGGGCACTGCGCGGGCGGCTGACCGAGCTGTTCACCCCGGCGTACACCGCGCGCCTGTGCGCGGACGTGCTGACCGGGCCGCTGGACGCGCTCGCCGCCCGGCTGCGCGCGGGTGAGCCGGTGGACCTGGTCGACACGATGCGGGTGCTGGCCGGGGCGGTGATCTGTGCGGTGATCGGGCTCGACGCGGACGGCGAGGCCGCCCACCGGCACATGTTCCACCAGGGCGAGCGCATCGTGGCGATGGTCAGCCTGCGTACCCGCACGCTGTCCCCCGCGCAGGTGCGGCGGGCCCGGGAGGTGCTCGACCCGATCGGCGACATCGCGGCGCGCGCCTACCGCTCCGGGGACGAGAGCACGGTGATGGGCCGGATGCGCACGCTCGGGCTGTCCGAAGCCGAGGCCCGGGGCGCGGCCGGGGCGTTCTTCCTCACCGGCACCGAGACCGTGGCCACGCTCGTGCCCCGGCTGATCGCGCTGCTGCACGACGCCGGGCAGCTGGACCGGGTGGCAGCCGACCCGGACCTGCTGGACCCGGCGATCGACGAGGCGATGCGGGTCAGCACGCCGACCCCGGTCATGCTGCGCAGCGTGCACGCCCCGGCCGTGGTCGGCGGGCTGCGGGTGCGGCCCGGCGAGCGGGTGCTGCTCGCCACGCACAACTGCTGCCTGGCGTACGGGCCGTTCGACCTGGACCGGCCGCAGCCGCCGGAGCTGCGGCGGCTCTGGTTCGGCGCGGGCCCGCACTTCTGCATCGGGTACCCGCTGGCCATGGCCGAGATCCGCGCGGTGGCCCGCACGGTGCTGGCCGCCGCGCCACTGCGGATCGTCCGCCGCACCGCCGCGCGCGGGGTGCTGATCCCGACCTACCGGGAGCTGGTGGTGGTGCGATGA
- a CDS encoding glycosyltransferase family 2 protein — MGHPLWVVIPAYNEQASLGATLRRLAEQDDRAFTLVVVDNASTDGTAETARAHAADLDLHLISEPEKGTGCAADTGMRYAIAHGATLLARTDADCLPVPGWTAAVRRGFGDGLRMLSGPLRPRTDEFPLRWWERRLLPSVVSLAATFGRFRPGNRDAAYVGPYLMMPGCNMAITAELYEAAGGFPRTRIEDVHEDRALVNRVRRITGEFGLRRDMVVYGSVRRLRAYGLVGTLAWYADHRYTPDRVDIR, encoded by the coding sequence ATGGGGCACCCGCTCTGGGTCGTGATCCCGGCGTACAACGAGCAGGCGTCGCTCGGGGCGACCCTGCGCCGCCTCGCCGAGCAGGACGATCGCGCGTTCACGCTGGTCGTGGTCGACAACGCGAGCACCGACGGCACCGCCGAGACGGCCCGCGCGCACGCCGCGGACCTGGACCTGCACCTGATCAGCGAGCCGGAGAAGGGCACCGGCTGCGCGGCCGACACCGGCATGCGATACGCCATCGCGCACGGCGCGACGCTGCTGGCCCGCACCGACGCCGACTGCCTGCCCGTGCCCGGCTGGACGGCGGCGGTGCGGCGCGGGTTCGGCGACGGGCTGCGCATGCTCAGCGGGCCGCTGCGGCCGCGCACGGACGAGTTCCCGCTGCGCTGGTGGGAGCGGCGGCTGCTGCCCTCGGTGGTGTCGCTGGCGGCGACCTTCGGCCGGTTCCGGCCCGGCAACCGCGACGCGGCGTACGTCGGGCCGTACCTGATGATGCCCGGCTGCAACATGGCGATCACGGCGGAACTGTACGAGGCGGCGGGCGGTTTCCCGCGCACCCGGATCGAGGACGTGCACGAGGACCGGGCGCTGGTGAACCGGGTGCGCCGGATCACCGGCGAGTTCGGCCTGCGCCGGGACATGGTGGTGTACGGCTCGGTGCGCCGGCTGCGCGCGTACGGGCTGGTCGGCACGCTGGCCTGGTACGCCGACCACCGCTACACCCCGGACCGGGTGGACATCCGTTGA
- a CDS encoding 3-oxoacyl-ACP synthase III family protein, with the protein MRARIAGVAAYLPPGRVDSAAVEQRIVAGSDGFRPLPNIVERLTGIRHRHYADDDVQASDLAVAAAEKLLADRGLSARDVDLIVFGSASQDLIEPATAHIVAAKLGASCPVFDVKNACNSFLNGVQLAEALITTGQHRRVLVCTGEVPSRAVRWQVRDRAQFADAFAGYTLSDGGAAMLLEAAETGGILHRRFAADSTAWELGTLPAGGTMRPRDPDATYFSGDARRMRDAFLRAGPGMFLAMLSDVGLSWADFAVVCVHQVTLPYLETLREGLGIPADRLVVTLPEHGNLASVTLPLQLATAIQDGRCGPGDRVALIGLAGGVSVGVMFAEL; encoded by the coding sequence ATGAGAGCCCGTATCGCCGGGGTCGCCGCGTACCTGCCGCCCGGCCGCGTGGACAGCGCCGCGGTGGAGCAGCGGATCGTGGCGGGCAGCGACGGCTTCCGGCCGCTGCCGAACATCGTGGAGCGGCTGACCGGCATCCGGCACCGCCACTACGCCGACGACGACGTGCAGGCCTCCGACCTGGCCGTCGCGGCCGCGGAGAAGCTGCTGGCCGACCGGGGCCTGTCAGCGCGCGACGTGGATCTGATCGTGTTCGGCTCGGCCTCGCAGGACCTGATCGAGCCCGCGACCGCGCACATCGTGGCGGCGAAGCTCGGCGCGTCCTGCCCGGTGTTCGACGTGAAGAACGCCTGCAACAGCTTCCTCAACGGGGTCCAGCTGGCCGAGGCGCTGATCACCACCGGCCAGCACCGGCGGGTGCTGGTCTGCACCGGCGAGGTGCCCTCCCGCGCGGTGCGCTGGCAGGTGCGTGACCGGGCCCAGTTCGCCGACGCGTTCGCCGGGTACACCCTGTCCGACGGCGGCGCGGCGATGCTGCTGGAGGCAGCGGAGACCGGCGGCATCCTGCACCGGCGCTTCGCCGCCGATTCCACCGCCTGGGAGCTGGGCACGCTGCCCGCCGGTGGCACGATGCGCCCGCGCGACCCCGACGCCACCTACTTCAGCGGCGACGCGCGCCGGATGCGCGACGCGTTCCTGCGCGCCGGGCCGGGCATGTTCCTCGCGATGCTGTCCGATGTGGGCCTGTCCTGGGCGGACTTCGCGGTGGTGTGCGTACACCAGGTGACGCTGCCCTACCTGGAGACGCTGCGGGAGGGGCTGGGCATCCCGGCCGACCGGCTGGTGGTCACCCTGCCCGAGCACGGCAACCTGGCCAGCGTGACGCTGCCGTTGCAGCTGGCCACGGCCATCCAGGACGGGCGGTGCGGGCCGGGTGACCGGGTCGCGCTGATCGGGCTGGCCGGCGGGGTCAGTGTCGGCGTCATGTTCGCGGAGCTGTGA
- a CDS encoding cytochrome P450 — protein MNPAHPSAVIPRPARGRRVARRHEARLLRAGNPALFALLSIGRLTGPIRRLPKVGWVVTDPVLSRRILNDAKHFSMLGEGGVGDLWGQLFGPEMAAFFGGSRHAELRTLGRDLFTEDSARALVDRAQGPHHARLRARLAAGETVDLAELVRTTSAYTVADLLGIELADDAAARALFDSAERLAALALGTQTSTALPAETIERAKGLVTEITGGVAEAYRTGGPDTILGRCRGVGISEELARGLATLLAIAGTETGASSLTRTVALLHDTGQQHALLADRSLLPGAVREGLRVTTPAPVIGRHIAADAEVGGRTLRKDGRVMMLTYVADNAAGPFDVTREYVPETRQLWFGAGRHLCLGAAVARVQLTRLLETLLADGRPWQVVSRRPARRVLVPTYASLLVRSADH, from the coding sequence GTGAATCCTGCTCACCCCTCGGCAGTAATCCCCCGTCCGGCACGAGGTCGGCGCGTCGCGCGCCGGCACGAGGCGAGGCTACTGCGCGCGGGCAACCCGGCCCTGTTCGCGCTGCTCAGCATCGGGCGGCTGACCGGACCCATCCGGCGGCTGCCGAAGGTCGGCTGGGTGGTCACCGATCCGGTGCTGTCCCGGCGCATCCTCAACGACGCCAAGCACTTCAGCATGCTCGGCGAGGGCGGCGTCGGCGACCTGTGGGGGCAGCTGTTCGGGCCGGAGATGGCCGCGTTCTTCGGCGGCTCCCGGCATGCCGAGCTGCGTACGCTGGGCCGCGACCTGTTCACCGAGGACAGCGCACGGGCGCTGGTGGACCGGGCGCAGGGGCCGCACCACGCCCGGCTGCGGGCGCGGCTGGCCGCGGGGGAGACCGTGGACCTGGCCGAGCTGGTGCGGACCACGTCCGCGTACACCGTCGCCGACCTGCTCGGCATCGAGCTGGCCGACGACGCGGCGGCGCGGGCGCTGTTCGACTCCGCCGAGCGGCTGGCGGCGCTCGCGCTGGGCACCCAGACCTCGACCGCGCTGCCCGCCGAGACGATCGAGCGGGCGAAGGGCCTGGTCACCGAGATCACCGGCGGGGTGGCGGAGGCCTACCGCACCGGTGGGCCGGACACGATCCTGGGCCGGTGCCGGGGCGTCGGCATCAGCGAGGAGCTGGCCCGGGGCCTGGCCACGCTGCTCGCCATCGCGGGCACCGAGACCGGCGCGTCGTCGCTGACCCGCACCGTCGCCCTGCTGCACGACACCGGACAGCAGCACGCGCTGCTCGCCGACCGGTCGCTGCTGCCCGGCGCGGTGCGCGAGGGGCTGCGGGTGACCACCCCCGCACCGGTCATCGGGCGGCACATCGCCGCCGACGCCGAGGTGGGCGGGCGGACGCTGCGCAAGGACGGGCGGGTGATGATGCTGACGTACGTCGCCGACAACGCGGCCGGGCCGTTCGACGTGACCCGCGAGTACGTGCCGGAGACCCGCCAGCTGTGGTTCGGTGCGGGCCGGCACCTGTGCCTGGGCGCGGCGGTGGCCCGGGTGCAGCTCACCCGGCTGCTGGAGACGCTGCTCGCCGACGGCCGGCCGTGGCAGGTCGTGTCGCGGCGGCCCGCGCGGCGGGTGCTGGTGCCGACGTACGCCTCGCTGCTCGTCCGCTCGGCCGACCATTAA